One genomic window of Haliotis asinina isolate JCU_RB_2024 chromosome 4, JCU_Hal_asi_v2, whole genome shotgun sequence includes the following:
- the LOC137282699 gene encoding uncharacterized protein isoform X1 gives MFHPGLWLSLLAFPVVGAVVTTGQLRIDILNNCDTIFQNTASLLCRDPRFIPICTNFFVMAEICRWTRCGFIPQYPDAALEEVVELRDIAGYQTLVNSCGTSVTPLCRFARTILTLAQQCNSVPPCQCVPSVLCNPGQQVPSIPCPVPGTLCCVTTTSTSMTTSTTSMTTTSMTTTSTTSMTTSTSMTTTSTTPPVAFTCVVPGVIACVLPGSCLVINQVSGSTCPGTLTCCFIAVTG, from the exons ATGTTTCACCCTGGCCTTTGGCTGTCTCTTCTAGCTTTCCCCGTTGTTGGGGCAGTTGTTACAACGGGCCAGCTTCGAATTGATATTCTGAATAACTGCGATACTATTTTCCAAAATACAGCATCTCTGCTCTGCCGAGACCCCAGGTTCATTCCGATATGTACCAACTTTTTCGTCATGGCCGAAATCTGCCGGTGGACTCGATGTGGTTTCATTCCCCAATACCCTGACGCTGCTCTGGAGGAGGTGGTTGAGTTAAGGGACATAGCAGGCTATCAAACTCTGGTAAACTCGTGTGGTACAAGTGTAACTCCACTCTGTCGCTTCGCTAGAACCATCCTTACTCTGGCTCAGCAGTGTAATTCAG TTCCACCATGCCAATGTGTTCCGTCGGTCTTGTGCAACCCTGGTCAACAGGTACCTAGCATTCCTTGCCCAGTACCCGGAACTCTGTGTTGCGTA ACTACAACGTCAACTTCAATGACAACATCTACTACTTCAATGACAACTACTTCAATGACAACAACATCTACTACTTCAATGACAACTAGTACTTCAATGACAACAACATCTACTACTCCTCCTGTTGCAT TTACTTGTGTCGTACCAGGAGTCATCGCCTGTGTTCTACCTGGTAGCTGTTTGGTGATTAACCAGGTTTCTGGATCGACCTGCCCTGGTACTCTAACATGCTGT TTCATTGCCGTCACAGGATAG
- the LOC137282699 gene encoding uncharacterized protein isoform X2 — MFHPGLWLSLLAFPVVGAVVTTGQLRIDILNNCDTIFQNTASLLCRDPRFIPICTNFFVMAEICRWTRCGFIPQYPDAALEEVVELRDIAGYQTLVNSCGTSVTPLCRFARTILTLAQQCNSVPPCQCVPSVLCNPGQQTTTSTSMTTSTTSMTTTSMTTTSTTSMTTSTSMTTTSTTPPVAFTCVVPGVIACVLPGSCLVINQVSGSTCPGTLTCCFIAVTG, encoded by the exons ATGTTTCACCCTGGCCTTTGGCTGTCTCTTCTAGCTTTCCCCGTTGTTGGGGCAGTTGTTACAACGGGCCAGCTTCGAATTGATATTCTGAATAACTGCGATACTATTTTCCAAAATACAGCATCTCTGCTCTGCCGAGACCCCAGGTTCATTCCGATATGTACCAACTTTTTCGTCATGGCCGAAATCTGCCGGTGGACTCGATGTGGTTTCATTCCCCAATACCCTGACGCTGCTCTGGAGGAGGTGGTTGAGTTAAGGGACATAGCAGGCTATCAAACTCTGGTAAACTCGTGTGGTACAAGTGTAACTCCACTCTGTCGCTTCGCTAGAACCATCCTTACTCTGGCTCAGCAGTGTAATTCAG TTCCACCATGCCAATGTGTTCCGTCGGTCTTGTGCAACCCTGGTCAACAG ACTACAACGTCAACTTCAATGACAACATCTACTACTTCAATGACAACTACTTCAATGACAACAACATCTACTACTTCAATGACAACTAGTACTTCAATGACAACAACATCTACTACTCCTCCTGTTGCAT TTACTTGTGTCGTACCAGGAGTCATCGCCTGTGTTCTACCTGGTAGCTGTTTGGTGATTAACCAGGTTTCTGGATCGACCTGCCCTGGTACTCTAACATGCTGT TTCATTGCCGTCACAGGATAG